Proteins encoded within one genomic window of Amorphoplanes friuliensis DSM 7358:
- a CDS encoding glutamyl-tRNA reductase, with translation MNLLSVGASYRTAGVDILERLTIAGSDIPAVLQKLVAQPYIGEAVVVSTCNRVEVYAAVTGFHGGLGDVCNVLAEHSGIGANDLAAHLYVHYDEAAVRHSFRVSAGLESMVVGEAQILGQLRDAYHAATEADSAGRMLHELMQQALRVGKRAHAETGIDRAGQSVVTAALEVAAATFDGDLAGRTGLVVGAGAMGALSVATLTRSGVGPLQITNRGASRAERLAEAYGATAVPFAELEAALAAADVVVCATASTEPVLTGELLAGRDKPLVVLDLAVPRDVAPEVADLPNVTVVDIDGLAASRRTLPAAAETAAVEQIVAAEVEHFLAWLRGAEIAPTVAALRTRADDVVSAELRKLSSRRPEFTEEQRADVSRTLHRVVQQLLHSPTVRVRQLAAEPGGDQYAALLRELFDLDVPHATQADAVPEIGGQA, from the coding sequence ATGAATCTCCTCAGCGTCGGTGCGTCCTACCGGACCGCCGGGGTCGACATCCTGGAACGCCTCACGATCGCCGGCTCCGACATCCCGGCCGTGCTGCAGAAACTCGTCGCCCAGCCGTACATCGGTGAGGCCGTGGTCGTCTCCACCTGCAACCGGGTCGAGGTCTACGCGGCGGTCACCGGGTTCCACGGTGGTCTCGGCGACGTCTGCAACGTGCTCGCCGAGCACTCCGGCATCGGTGCCAACGACCTCGCCGCCCACCTCTACGTGCACTACGACGAGGCGGCCGTGCGCCACTCGTTCCGGGTGTCCGCCGGGCTCGAGTCGATGGTGGTCGGCGAGGCGCAGATCCTCGGGCAGCTGCGGGACGCGTACCACGCCGCGACCGAGGCCGACTCCGCCGGCCGGATGCTCCACGAGCTGATGCAGCAGGCGCTGCGCGTCGGCAAGCGTGCCCACGCCGAGACCGGCATCGACCGCGCCGGCCAGAGTGTCGTGACCGCCGCCCTCGAGGTGGCCGCCGCGACCTTCGACGGTGACCTCGCCGGCCGCACCGGCCTGGTCGTCGGTGCGGGAGCGATGGGTGCACTCTCCGTCGCCACCCTCACCCGCTCCGGCGTCGGCCCGCTGCAGATCACCAACCGCGGCGCCTCCCGGGCCGAGCGGCTGGCCGAGGCGTACGGCGCCACCGCCGTGCCGTTCGCCGAGCTCGAGGCCGCGCTGGCCGCCGCCGACGTGGTCGTCTGCGCCACCGCATCCACCGAGCCCGTCCTGACCGGCGAGCTGCTGGCCGGACGCGACAAACCGCTGGTCGTCCTCGACCTGGCCGTGCCCCGGGACGTCGCACCCGAGGTGGCCGACCTGCCCAACGTCACCGTGGTCGACATCGACGGCCTGGCCGCGAGCCGCCGCACGTTGCCGGCCGCCGCCGAGACCGCCGCGGTCGAGCAGATCGTCGCCGCCGAGGTCGAGCACTTCCTGGCCTGGCTGCGCGGCGCCGAGATCGCCCCGACCGTCGCCGCCCTGCGGACCCGTGCCGACGACGTCGTCAGCGCGGAGCTGCGCAAGCTCTCCAGCCGCCGCCCCGAATTCACCGAGGAGCAGCGGGCCGACGTTTCCCGTACCCTGCACCGGGTCGTCCAGCAGCTGCTGCACTCGCCGACCGTGCGGGTCCGGCAGCTCGCGGCCGAGCCCGGCGGTGACCAGTACGCGGCGCTGCTCCGTGAACTGTTCGACCTGGACGTTCCGCACGCCACCCAGGCCGACGCCGTACCCGAGATCGGAGGACAAGCGTGA
- a CDS encoding AMP-binding protein — MENSARDPVRTSAQQRPDAPALIAADTVITWAELDRRVDAAAGRLAPGTVAGDRVALVLGNTVGFAIAYFGTLRAGLVAVPLNPGYTADELSFALSDSGAVRVVADDAVLGRLRLSAGVAVPVEELESGERAAPHLAGAEDLAVLLYTSGTSGRPKGAMLTHRALAANHDQLARIEPPVLGGDDVVLLAIPFFHAYGLNTGLGAIAHHGACGVLVDRFEPEATLRLIAEHQVTAVVGVPSMYAAWSVVPTVREALASVRTAVCGAAPFDPADAARFRAASGKTVLIGYGLTEAAPVLTTTAVSDREKIGSIGRPLPGVSLLLRTADGAVLWSDGDITAESSDDLELDLEVSAGTDPGEIVVRGDNLFSGYWPDGHDGPDADGWWGTGDIAHADADGDLVLVDRIGELILVNGFNVYPAEIERVLDSHPGVAEAAVIAIPDQLTGQAPYAYVVPALDPPPTPAELQVYCGTQLARFKLPAGIELVPELPHSAIGKVRKGALR; from the coding sequence GTGGAGAACAGTGCTCGGGACCCGGTCCGCACGTCCGCACAGCAGCGCCCCGACGCCCCGGCGCTGATCGCCGCGGACACCGTCATCACGTGGGCCGAGCTGGACAGACGCGTCGATGCGGCCGCCGGTCGGCTGGCCCCCGGCACCGTCGCCGGCGATCGTGTCGCGCTGGTGCTGGGCAACACCGTCGGCTTCGCGATCGCCTATTTCGGCACGCTGCGGGCGGGTCTGGTCGCTGTGCCGCTCAACCCCGGATACACCGCCGACGAGCTGAGCTTTGCTCTGTCAGACAGCGGAGCCGTGCGCGTTGTCGCGGACGATGCGGTTCTGGGTCGGTTGCGGTTGTCGGCCGGTGTGGCCGTACCGGTGGAGGAGCTGGAGAGCGGGGAGCGGGCGGCGCCGCACCTGGCCGGGGCCGAGGATCTTGCGGTTCTGCTCTACACGTCCGGGACGAGCGGGCGGCCGAAGGGCGCGATGCTCACGCACCGTGCGCTGGCTGCCAATCACGATCAGTTGGCGCGGATCGAGCCGCCGGTGCTCGGTGGTGACGACGTGGTGCTGCTGGCGATCCCGTTCTTCCACGCCTACGGGCTCAACACCGGGCTCGGTGCGATCGCCCACCACGGCGCCTGCGGGGTGCTCGTCGACCGGTTCGAGCCGGAGGCCACCCTCCGCCTCATCGCTGAACACCAGGTCACGGCCGTGGTCGGCGTCCCTTCCATGTACGCCGCCTGGTCCGTCGTGCCCACCGTGCGGGAGGCGCTCGCGAGCGTCCGGACCGCGGTCTGCGGCGCGGCGCCGTTCGACCCGGCCGACGCGGCGCGCTTCCGCGCGGCGAGCGGCAAGACCGTCCTGATCGGGTACGGCCTCACCGAAGCCGCACCGGTCCTCACGACGACCGCGGTCAGTGACCGGGAGAAGATCGGCTCGATCGGACGGCCGCTGCCCGGCGTCTCCCTGCTGCTGCGCACCGCGGACGGTGCCGTGCTGTGGAGCGACGGTGACATCACCGCCGAGTCCTCCGACGACCTGGAGCTGGACCTCGAGGTCTCGGCCGGTACCGATCCGGGCGAGATCGTCGTGCGCGGCGACAACCTCTTCTCCGGTTACTGGCCGGACGGGCACGACGGCCCGGACGCCGACGGCTGGTGGGGGACCGGTGACATCGCCCACGCGGACGCCGACGGTGACCTCGTGCTGGTCGACCGGATCGGCGAGCTGATCCTGGTCAACGGTTTCAACGTCTACCCCGCCGAGATCGAGCGGGTCCTCGACTCGCATCCCGGTGTCGCCGAGGCCGCGGTGATCGCGATCCCGGACCAGCTCACCGGTCAGGCGCCGTACGCCTACGTCGTGCCCGCCCTCGACCCGCCGCCCACCCCGGCCGAGCTGCAGGTCTACTGCGGCACTCAGCTGGCCCGCTTCAAGCTGCCGGCCGGCATCGAGCTGGTGCCGGAGCTGCCGCACTCGGCCATCGGCAAGGTCCGCAAGGGAGCCCTGCGATGA
- a CDS encoding lysophospholipid acyltransferase family protein, protein MTQDEFHTALPGHAEFELPVSAPAKRMNGRRPGRRPTQPVVVEGPPMPELTASAPAPEPPPETPRIAGPADVVDVWDQRVASGLAFLRRRLAGAYDVDDFGFDPELTDSVFHPMLKVLYRDWFRTEVFGIENVPDVGGGLVVGNHSGTVALDALMLTVALRDQHPMDRHLRLLGADLVFRMPVLSELARKAGATVACNPDAERLMSEGELVGVFPEGFKGIGKRFSERYKLQRFGRGGFVSAALRTGTPIVPVAIVGAEEIYPILADLKPLARLLGMPYFPVTPTFPWLGPLGLVPLPSKWLIEFCPPIPTAHLTEFADDPMVVYNLADEVRETIQATLHTLLEKRPDAFGS, encoded by the coding sequence ATGACTCAGGACGAGTTCCACACCGCGTTGCCCGGGCACGCCGAGTTCGAGCTGCCGGTGTCCGCGCCGGCCAAGCGGATGAACGGGCGCCGGCCCGGCCGGCGACCCACCCAGCCGGTCGTGGTGGAAGGCCCGCCCATGCCGGAGCTGACCGCCTCGGCGCCCGCGCCGGAGCCACCACCGGAGACGCCCCGGATCGCGGGCCCGGCCGATGTGGTGGACGTCTGGGATCAGCGGGTCGCGAGCGGGCTCGCCTTCCTGCGGCGGCGCCTGGCCGGTGCGTACGACGTCGACGACTTCGGTTTCGACCCCGAGCTGACCGACTCCGTGTTCCACCCGATGCTCAAGGTGCTCTACCGCGACTGGTTCCGCACCGAGGTCTTCGGCATCGAGAACGTCCCCGACGTGGGCGGCGGGCTGGTTGTCGGCAACCACTCGGGCACGGTCGCCCTGGACGCGCTGATGCTGACGGTCGCGCTGCGCGACCAGCACCCGATGGACAGGCACCTGAGGCTGCTCGGCGCCGACCTCGTCTTCCGGATGCCGGTCCTGTCGGAGCTGGCCCGCAAGGCCGGCGCGACGGTGGCCTGCAACCCCGACGCCGAGCGCCTGATGAGCGAGGGTGAGCTCGTCGGTGTCTTCCCCGAGGGCTTCAAGGGCATCGGCAAGCGCTTCTCCGAGCGTTACAAGCTGCAGCGCTTCGGCCGGGGCGGTTTTGTCTCGGCGGCGCTGCGCACCGGCACCCCGATCGTGCCCGTCGCCATCGTCGGCGCCGAGGAGATCTATCCGATCCTGGCCGACCTGAAGCCGCTGGCCCGGCTGCTCGGCATGCCGTACTTCCCGGTCACGCCGACGTTCCCGTGGCTCGGCCCGCTGGGTCTGGTGCCGCTGCCCAGCAAGTGGCTCATCGAGTTCTGCCCGCCGATCCCCACCGCACACCTCACGGAGTTCGCCGACGACCCGATGGTCGTCTACAACCTGGCCGACGAGGTGCGCGAGACGATCCAGGCGACACTCCACACTCTTTTGGAGAAGCGCCCGGACGCGTTCGGCAGCTAA
- a CDS encoding 30S ribosomal protein bS22, with translation MGSVVKKRRKRMAKKKHRKLLRKTRVQRRRLGK, from the coding sequence ATGGGCTCCGTGGTCAAGAAGCGTCGCAAGCGTATGGCGAAGAAGAAGCACCGTAAGCTGCTGCGCAAGACCCGCGTCCAGCGTCGCCGTCTCGGCAAGTGA
- a CDS encoding NAD-dependent epimerase/dehydratase family protein, translated as MVTSLPAAPPRVVVVTGVSRYLGARVASRLAADPRVERVIGLDPHEPSPALAGLLTDVEQIRADARASASVLAELGAEVIVHLAVTSAPDPHSGGRAAMKEQNVIGSMQLLAAAQSAGRLRKLVVRSSTAAYGASFRDPAVFTEDTEPRAVPRGSFARDILDIEGYVRGFRRRRPEVDATVLRFAPFISSTAETSLTRYFSQPMIPTVLGRDARLQFVHVDDALEILHRSVVEDHPGTFNVAGAGVLALSQAVRRAGRISVPLPEGTLSSLAAVARNVGIGQIGLDQIDLFVHGRVVDTSRLVEEFGFTPRTTAAAFDDFINGHRNGASLSADRLVAAERAILDGIRRVRAAAAQDASPDASQDASKDASQDEEHVPS; from the coding sequence GTGGTGACGTCTCTGCCCGCGGCCCCGCCGAGGGTCGTCGTGGTTACCGGGGTGAGTCGCTATCTCGGTGCCCGCGTCGCGTCCCGGCTTGCCGCGGACCCTCGCGTCGAACGTGTCATCGGCCTGGATCCGCACGAGCCGTCACCTGCCCTCGCGGGCCTGCTGACGGACGTCGAGCAGATCCGGGCCGACGCACGTGCGTCGGCGAGTGTCCTCGCCGAGCTCGGTGCCGAGGTGATCGTGCATCTGGCGGTCACCAGCGCGCCCGATCCGCACAGCGGTGGTCGCGCGGCGATGAAAGAACAGAACGTCATCGGCTCGATGCAGCTGCTGGCCGCCGCCCAGAGCGCCGGCCGCCTGCGCAAGCTGGTGGTGCGTTCCTCCACGGCCGCGTACGGCGCCTCGTTCCGGGATCCCGCTGTCTTCACCGAGGACACCGAGCCCCGGGCCGTGCCACGGGGCTCCTTTGCGCGCGACATCCTCGACATCGAGGGATACGTGCGGGGTTTCCGCCGGCGGCGTCCCGAGGTTGATGCCACCGTGCTGCGGTTCGCGCCGTTCATCAGCTCGACCGCCGAGACGTCGCTCACCCGCTATTTCTCCCAGCCGATGATCCCGACCGTGCTCGGCCGGGACGCGCGGCTGCAGTTCGTGCACGTCGACGACGCGCTGGAGATCCTGCACCGCTCGGTGGTCGAGGACCATCCGGGCACCTTCAACGTCGCCGGTGCGGGTGTCCTCGCGCTCTCCCAGGCCGTCCGCCGAGCGGGCCGGATCTCGGTGCCGCTGCCCGAGGGCACGCTGTCGTCGCTGGCCGCGGTCGCGCGCAACGTCGGCATCGGTCAGATCGGGCTCGACCAGATCGACCTGTTCGTGCACGGCCGGGTGGTCGACACGAGCCGGCTGGTCGAGGAGTTCGGCTTCACGCCGCGGACGACCGCGGCCGCCTTCGACGACTTCATCAACGGCCATCGCAACGGCGCCTCGCTGAGCGCCGACCGGCTGGTCGCGGCCGAGCGCGCCATTCTCGACGGCATCCGCCGGGTCCGCGCCGCGGCTGCGCAGGACGCGTCGCCGGACGCCTCGCAGGATGCGTCGAAGGACGCCTCGCAGGACGAGGAGCACGTGCCCTCATGA
- the hemC gene encoding hydroxymethylbilane synthase: MTTPLRLGTRGSALALAQSQLVADSLTAATGRPVELVRIVTAGDRSAAPVAQLGVGVFVSALRDALIANEIDFAVHSYKDLPTAQHPSLHIAAVPQREDPRDALVARDGLILTDLPPGAVIGTGAVRRIAQLHALGLQLQVTPIRGNIDSRIARVLGPGADLDAVVLARAGVVRIGRAAEITETLDPMLMLPAPAQGALAVECRSDDADLVELLAALDHAPSRAAVTAERAMLATLEAGCSAPVAAHAELAEGEQGDEIYLRGAVISPDGARAVRLSRTGTPADAAEIGKALAADLLDAGADTLMGSTE; this comes from the coding sequence GTGACCACACCGCTACGTCTCGGCACCCGCGGCAGCGCACTGGCACTCGCCCAGTCGCAGCTGGTCGCCGACTCACTGACCGCCGCCACCGGCCGCCCGGTCGAGCTGGTGCGGATCGTCACCGCCGGTGACCGTTCCGCCGCGCCCGTCGCCCAGCTCGGTGTCGGAGTTTTTGTCTCCGCGCTGCGTGACGCGCTGATCGCCAACGAGATCGACTTCGCGGTCCACTCGTACAAGGACCTGCCGACCGCGCAGCACCCGAGCCTGCACATCGCCGCCGTGCCGCAGCGGGAGGACCCGCGGGACGCGCTCGTCGCCCGCGACGGGCTGATCCTGACGGACCTGCCGCCGGGTGCCGTGATCGGCACGGGCGCGGTGCGCCGAATCGCGCAACTGCACGCTTTGGGCCTACAGTTGCAGGTCACGCCGATTCGCGGCAACATCGACAGCCGCATCGCCCGAGTGCTCGGTCCCGGGGCCGACCTCGACGCTGTTGTCCTTGCGCGAGCCGGCGTGGTGCGTATCGGCCGCGCGGCCGAGATCACGGAAACGTTGGACCCGATGCTCATGCTGCCCGCCCCCGCACAGGGTGCGCTGGCCGTCGAGTGCCGATCCGACGACGCAGACCTGGTCGAGCTGCTGGCTGCACTCGACCATGCACCGTCCCGCGCCGCCGTCACGGCGGAACGGGCGATGCTCGCCACGCTCGAGGCCGGCTGCTCAGCACCGGTCGCGGCACACGCCGAGCTCGCCGAAGGCGAGCAAGGCGACGAGATCTACCTGCGCGGTGCGGTGATCAGCCCGGACGGGGCCCGAGCTGTCCGGCTGTCGCGCACCGGAACGCCCGCCGACGCGGCGGAGATCGGCAAGGCACTCGCCGCCGATCTCCTCGATGCCGGCGCCGACACCCTGATGGGGAGCACAGAATGA
- a CDS encoding helix-turn-helix domain-containing protein: MTGPAQTEERLAEVRFLTVAEVAALMRVSKMTVYRLVHGGELSAVRVGRSFRVPEHAVHTYLRGAFSQTA; this comes from the coding sequence CGGGTCCAGCCCAGACCGAGGAGCGCCTCGCTGAGGTGCGCTTCCTGACCGTGGCCGAGGTTGCCGCGCTCATGCGGGTGTCCAAGATGACCGTCTACCGGCTCGTCCACGGCGGTGAGCTCAGCGCCGTACGTGTCGGCCGCTCGTTCCGTGTGCCGGAGCACGCTGTTCACACGTACCTGCGTGGAGCCTTCAGCCAAACGGCGTGA
- a CDS encoding redox-sensing transcriptional repressor Rex — translation MSQQRHGNTPRNAGAVPAFPDLPEATIARLPEYLRALHNLAEAGSETVSSEGLAAAAGVNSAKLRKDLSHLGSYGTRGVGYDVALLIDQIEYILGLDQRRAVALVGVGNLGHALAGYDGFASRGFRIVALFDADADQVGKPLNGLTVRHIDELGQAVVEEGITIGVIATPAGAAQAVADDLVAAGVTSILNFAPCVLSVPAGVDVRKVDLAIELQILSFHEHRKASLTAIPGGRSAPAGNQEAVGS, via the coding sequence ATGAGTCAGCAGCGTCACGGAAACACACCGCGTAATGCCGGTGCAGTTCCCGCCTTCCCGGATCTTCCCGAGGCGACAATCGCGCGGCTACCCGAATATCTGCGCGCCCTGCACAACCTCGCGGAGGCAGGTTCCGAAACTGTGTCCAGCGAGGGCCTCGCCGCCGCCGCCGGGGTCAACTCGGCCAAACTGCGCAAGGACCTCTCCCACCTCGGGTCGTACGGCACCCGTGGCGTCGGGTACGACGTCGCGCTGCTGATCGACCAGATCGAGTACATCCTCGGGCTCGACCAGCGCCGGGCCGTCGCGCTCGTCGGCGTCGGTAACCTCGGTCACGCCCTGGCCGGTTACGACGGCTTCGCGAGCCGTGGCTTCCGCATAGTGGCTCTGTTCGACGCGGACGCCGACCAGGTCGGCAAGCCGCTCAACGGTCTCACCGTGCGGCACATCGACGAGCTGGGCCAGGCCGTCGTCGAGGAGGGCATCACCATCGGCGTGATCGCCACCCCCGCGGGCGCCGCCCAGGCCGTCGCCGACGATCTGGTGGCTGCGGGGGTCACCAGCATCCTCAACTTCGCACCCTGCGTGCTGTCCGTGCCCGCGGGCGTCGACGTGCGCAAGGTCGATCTGGCCATCGAGTTGCAGATCCTGTCGTTCCACGAGCACCGCAAGGCGTCGCTGACGGCGATCCCCGGCGGACGCTCCGCACCGGCGGGCAACCAGGAGGCAGTCGGCTCATGA
- a CDS encoding HAD family hydrolase: protein MARTHLVWDWNGTLLDDLSLVVSSTNHTFSVVGGRSVDSDEHRRRFRRPVAEFYAEILERAVDAEEFEELDRIFHEAYRVGLTTIKLAADAEAAIKAWPGSQSLLSMWFHDELVPAVQTYGLTGMFTRIDGRPTEVDGGLKAGHLARHLAEQQVAGDQVVLIGDSLDDAEAAESVGGVCVLYTGGFTDPSRLRASGRPVADTLLDAVRMARTL, encoded by the coding sequence GTGGCTCGCACTCATCTTGTCTGGGACTGGAACGGCACGCTGCTCGACGACCTGTCCCTGGTCGTCTCGTCGACCAACCACACGTTTTCCGTGGTCGGCGGGCGCAGCGTCGACTCCGACGAGCACCGCAGACGCTTCCGGCGCCCGGTCGCCGAGTTCTACGCCGAGATCCTCGAGCGGGCCGTCGACGCCGAGGAGTTCGAGGAGCTCGACCGGATCTTCCACGAGGCGTACCGGGTCGGGCTGACGACGATCAAGCTGGCGGCCGACGCCGAGGCCGCGATCAAGGCCTGGCCGGGCAGCCAGTCGCTGCTGTCCATGTGGTTCCACGACGAGCTGGTCCCGGCGGTGCAGACCTACGGCCTGACCGGCATGTTCACCCGCATCGACGGCCGGCCCACCGAGGTCGACGGCGGGCTCAAGGCCGGGCACCTGGCCCGGCACCTCGCCGAGCAGCAGGTCGCCGGTGACCAGGTGGTGCTGATCGGTGACTCGCTCGACGACGCGGAGGCCGCGGAGTCGGTCGGCGGCGTCTGTGTGCTCTACACCGGCGGCTTCACCGATCCGTCCCGCCTGCGTGCCAGTGGTCGCCCGGTCGCGGACACCCTGCTCGATGCGGTCCGGATGGCCCGGACACTGTGA
- a CDS encoding uroporphyrinogen-III synthase, giving the protein MTTRTARKSAGRIAFVGAGPGDPGLLTRRAHDTLAEADQVIYDRGVPESLLAAIRAEAKDDTQFSPAEGAPGDVAKVLLSAAKSGLAAVHLVAGDPFGHEAVVKEVQAVARTAVHFEVVPGLGQAEGVATYAGVPLPGVRTAADIDDVTALDFDALAAAAVKGSFAVAVDAGDLAAVRDGLLAAGVEPGTPVGVTGDGTGETQYTTTSSVDSFVAAALGFTGRVVLTVGSEVAQRDKLSWWENRPLYGWKVLVPRTKEQAGAMSARLRAYGAIPCEVPTIAVEPPRTPAQMERAVKGLVDGRYAWVVFTSVNAVRAVWEKFAEHGLDARHFGGVKIACIGEATADAVRAFGIQPELIPAGDQSSEGLLAEFSPHDEILDPVGRVLLPRADIATETLAAGLIERGWEVDDVTAYRTVRAAPPPADIRDAIKSGGFDAVLFTSSSTVRNLVGIAGKPHARTVVAVIGPKTAETATEFGLRVDVQPQHASVPDLVEALASYAVELREKLAAMPAKQRRGSKVQGPTALRFR; this is encoded by the coding sequence ATGACCACCCGCACCGCCCGTAAGTCCGCAGGGCGCATCGCGTTCGTCGGTGCCGGACCCGGCGATCCGGGTCTGCTGACCCGCCGGGCACACGACACTCTCGCCGAGGCCGACCAGGTCATCTACGACCGCGGCGTGCCCGAATCGCTGCTCGCGGCCATCCGGGCGGAGGCGAAGGACGACACCCAGTTCAGCCCGGCCGAGGGTGCGCCCGGCGACGTCGCCAAGGTGCTGCTGTCGGCGGCCAAGTCCGGCCTCGCGGCCGTGCACCTGGTCGCCGGTGACCCGTTCGGTCACGAGGCCGTCGTCAAGGAGGTCCAGGCCGTCGCCCGGACCGCCGTGCACTTCGAGGTCGTGCCCGGCCTCGGCCAGGCCGAAGGTGTCGCCACGTACGCCGGTGTGCCGCTGCCGGGTGTCCGCACCGCCGCCGACATCGACGACGTCACTGCACTGGACTTCGACGCGCTCGCCGCGGCCGCGGTCAAGGGCTCGTTCGCGGTCGCCGTGGACGCCGGTGATCTGGCCGCCGTCCGCGACGGCCTGCTCGCCGCGGGTGTCGAGCCCGGTACGCCCGTCGGCGTGACCGGCGACGGCACCGGCGAGACGCAGTACACGACCACGTCGTCGGTGGACAGCTTCGTCGCCGCCGCGCTCGGCTTCACCGGCCGGGTGGTGCTGACCGTCGGCTCCGAGGTCGCCCAGCGCGACAAGCTGAGCTGGTGGGAAAATCGCCCGCTGTACGGCTGGAAGGTCCTCGTCCCGCGCACCAAGGAGCAGGCGGGGGCGATGAGTGCCCGGCTGCGGGCGTACGGCGCCATCCCGTGCGAGGTGCCGACGATCGCCGTCGAGCCGCCGCGCACCCCGGCGCAGATGGAACGCGCCGTCAAGGGCCTGGTCGACGGCCGGTACGCCTGGGTCGTCTTCACCTCGGTCAACGCCGTCCGCGCGGTCTGGGAGAAGTTCGCCGAGCACGGCCTCGACGCCCGCCACTTCGGCGGCGTCAAGATCGCCTGCATCGGTGAGGCAACGGCCGACGCCGTCCGCGCGTTCGGCATCCAGCCCGAGCTGATCCCCGCCGGCGACCAGTCCAGCGAGGGTCTGCTGGCCGAGTTCTCGCCGCACGACGAGATCCTCGACCCGGTCGGCCGGGTGCTCCTGCCCCGCGCCGACATCGCCACCGAGACGCTGGCCGCCGGCCTGATCGAGCGTGGCTGGGAGGTGGACGACGTCACGGCGTACCGCACGGTCCGCGCGGCGCCGCCGCCGGCCGACATCCGCGACGCGATCAAGTCCGGTGGTTTCGACGCGGTGCTCTTCACCTCGTCGTCGACTGTCCGGAACCTCGTGGGCATCGCCGGCAAGCCGCACGCCCGCACGGTCGTCGCGGTGATCGGTCCGAAGACCGCCGAGACGGCGACGGAGTTCGGCCTGCGGGTCGACGTCCAGCCCCAGCACGCGTCCGTCCCTGACCTCGTCGAGGCTCTGGCGTCGTACGCTGTGGAACTGCGCGAGAAGCTGGCCGCGATGCCGGCCAAGCAGCGTCGTGGTTCCAAGGTCCAGGGGCCGACGGCCCTGCGTTTCCGCTGA
- a CDS encoding ECF subfamily RNA polymerase sigma factor, BldN family, translating into MSHVYAGDPYSRDVFAARLALTEGLSALRRGIDDSIAHAIRSDGPKRTRNRPHINESPSRHLPPTGNAKPGSGRVAVPGRPQAPQQAGPDRRPGTPEADSTVVVPTQSTTGPPSESEPPKYPARPDPGDAAAEVWGLVERAQAGESAAFGLIYDRYVDTVFRFVYFRVGNRQLAEDLTSDTFLRALKRIGSFTWQGRDLGAWLVTIARNLVADHFKSGRYRLEVTTGDVLDADREDRGPEGSPEAAVVDHITNVALLTAVKQLNPEQQECIVLRFLQGFSVAETARTMGKNEGAIKALQYRAVRALARLLPEGFQW; encoded by the coding sequence GTGAGTCATGTGTACGCCGGCGATCCGTACAGCCGCGACGTGTTCGCGGCGCGTCTCGCGCTCACGGAGGGCCTGAGCGCCCTCCGGAGGGGCATCGACGACTCGATCGCCCACGCGATCCGCAGTGACGGACCCAAGCGGACCCGGAACCGGCCGCACATCAACGAGTCCCCGAGCCGGCACCTGCCGCCCACCGGGAACGCGAAGCCGGGCAGCGGGCGTGTCGCCGTACCCGGGCGTCCGCAAGCGCCGCAGCAGGCCGGACCGGACCGCCGGCCCGGCACGCCCGAGGCCGACAGCACCGTTGTCGTCCCGACGCAGAGCACCACCGGGCCGCCCAGCGAGTCCGAGCCACCCAAATATCCGGCTCGCCCGGACCCGGGTGACGCGGCCGCCGAGGTCTGGGGACTGGTCGAACGCGCCCAGGCCGGTGAATCCGCCGCCTTCGGTCTCATCTACGACCGCTACGTCGACACCGTCTTCCGCTTCGTCTACTTCCGTGTCGGCAACCGCCAGCTCGCCGAGGACCTCACCTCCGACACCTTCCTGCGCGCCCTCAAGCGCATCGGCAGCTTCACCTGGCAGGGCCGCGACCTCGGCGCCTGGCTCGTCACCATCGCCCGCAACCTCGTCGCCGACCACTTCAAGTCCGGTCGCTACCGTCTCGAGGTCACCACCGGCGACGTCCTGGACGCCGACCGTGAGGACCGCGGACCCGAAGGCAGCCCCGAGGCCGCCGTCGTCGACCACATCACCAACGTGGCGCTGCTCACCGCGGTCAAACAACTGAACCCCGAACAGCAGGAGTGCATCGTCCTGCGCTTCCTGCAGGGCTTCTCCGTCGCCGAAACCGCGCGCACCATGGGGAAGAACGAGGGTGCCATCAAGGCACTCCAGTACAGGGCCGTCCGGGCGCTCGCCCGGCTCCTGCCCGAAGGGTTCCAGTGGTGA
- a CDS encoding glutaredoxin family protein produces the protein MTRITLISRAGCHLCEVAEQTLDRIAPGQWTRVEVEESIELERDYGDRVPVVLLDGREHGYWRVEEDRLLRDLSRPAGAPRL, from the coding sequence ATGACCCGCATCACCCTGATCAGCCGGGCCGGCTGCCACCTGTGCGAGGTCGCGGAGCAGACACTCGACCGGATTGCCCCCGGGCAGTGGACCCGGGTGGAGGTGGAGGAGTCGATCGAGCTGGAGCGCGACTACGGCGACCGCGTCCCGGTGGTGCTGCTCGACGGCCGCGAGCACGGCTACTGGCGGGTCGAGGAAGATCGCCTCCTTCGGGATTTGAGTAGACCGGCAGGGGCGCCCCGCCTGTAA